Proteins co-encoded in one Streptomyces roseochromogenus subsp. oscitans DS 12.976 genomic window:
- a CDS encoding serine hydrolase domain-containing protein, with amino-acid sequence MPRTPSCVLTDTSPARVDDGHAVDRFVEIGSFTKVLTGTALMRMAAAGLLDVDDPVERWLPATPGTGITLRNLATHTSGLPRLPPGIGLFELRDPYAAFDADALRRLLGRLDQVAVRPPGQQEEYSNLGYAVLGAALVSAAGASYEELLAEHVLRPLDVHEVSVRPDADRRLLAPGLFGRDRRPWTMNGAILPAGGLWATPRAVADLLVRLAIERRLGDPAPSWQRSGPLLWHNGATRHASVFAGAMENGRWVVVHRLGGDSDDTDRTGVALVRGSGSTPS; translated from the coding sequence GTGCCTCGTACCCCCAGCTGTGTCCTGACCGACACGTCCCCCGCACGCGTCGACGACGGTCACGCGGTGGACCGGTTCGTCGAGATCGGCTCCTTCACCAAGGTGCTCACCGGTACGGCGCTGATGCGCATGGCCGCCGCGGGCCTGCTCGACGTCGACGACCCCGTCGAACGCTGGCTCCCCGCCACACCCGGCACCGGCATCACGCTGCGCAACCTGGCCACCCACACCTCCGGGCTGCCTCGCCTCCCGCCCGGTATCGGACTCTTCGAACTCCGCGATCCCTACGCCGCGTTCGACGCCGACGCCCTGCGCCGGCTGCTCGGCCGGCTGGACCAGGTCGCGGTCCGGCCGCCGGGACAGCAGGAGGAGTACTCCAACCTCGGGTACGCCGTGCTGGGCGCCGCGCTGGTCTCGGCGGCCGGTGCGTCGTACGAGGAACTGCTCGCCGAGCACGTTCTGCGGCCGCTGGACGTGCACGAGGTGAGCGTGCGGCCGGACGCGGACCGGCGGCTGCTCGCCCCGGGGCTGTTCGGCAGGGACCGCCGCCCCTGGACGATGAACGGGGCGATCCTTCCGGCGGGCGGGCTGTGGGCCACGCCGCGCGCGGTGGCCGACCTGCTGGTCCGGCTGGCGATCGAGCGCCGGCTGGGTGACCCCGCCCCCTCGTGGCAGAGGTCCGGGCCCCTCCTCTGGCACAACGGCGCCACCCGGCACGCCTCGGTCTTCGCCGGGGCGATGGAGAACGGCCGCTGGGTGGTCGTCCACCGCCTGGGCGGCGACTCGGACGACACCGACCGCACCGGTGTCGCCCTGGTCAGGGGGAGCGGCTCCACCCCCTCCTGA